A single Halarcobacter anaerophilus DNA region contains:
- the der gene encoding ribosome biogenesis GTPase Der produces MNNKLKKIALIGQPNVGKSSLFNRIAKKRIAIVSDLAGTTRDIRKHEVEILDKDAIMLDTGGIDETNDEIFSNVKRKAVECAKEADIILFMVDGKKIPDDKDKELFYELQTLNKKLALVVNKIDNDKELERLWSFYEFGIDEENLFGISVSHNRGTKRLFEWIADQLPPREEENQLLLKEDEDDFLEEFLNPTEDINKQIDYEDNNEVRVAIIGRVNVGKSSILNALVGEERSVVSSVAGTTIDPVDESFEYKDKKITFVDTAGLRRRGRIEGIERFALMRTEEMLEKANLALVVLDASKELVDLDEKIAGLVDKYGLGTIIVLNKWDENADTFQKLEEKVRSKFKFLYYAPIIAVSAKTGRSIDRLKDKIVEIYDNYSQRIPTSVLNKVIETATIRHALPSPAGNYLRIYYTTQFETKPPRIALIMNKPKFLHFSYKRYLINFLRENINFEGTPIHLVARKKGERDIDEEEIEEF; encoded by the coding sequence ATGAATAATAAGCTAAAAAAAATTGCACTGATTGGTCAACCAAATGTGGGGAAATCTTCACTTTTTAACAGAATTGCAAAAAAAAGAATTGCTATAGTTTCTGATTTGGCGGGAACTACAAGAGATATTAGAAAACATGAAGTTGAGATTCTTGATAAAGATGCAATTATGCTTGATACAGGTGGAATTGATGAAACAAATGATGAAATTTTTTCTAATGTAAAAAGAAAAGCAGTAGAGTGTGCAAAAGAGGCTGATATAATACTTTTTATGGTAGATGGTAAAAAAATACCCGATGATAAAGATAAAGAACTATTTTATGAGCTTCAAACTCTTAATAAAAAGCTGGCATTAGTTGTTAATAAAATTGATAATGATAAAGAGCTGGAAAGATTATGGTCTTTTTATGAGTTCGGAATAGATGAAGAGAACTTATTTGGTATATCTGTTTCACATAATAGAGGAACAAAAAGACTTTTTGAATGGATAGCAGATCAATTACCTCCAAGAGAAGAAGAAAATCAATTGCTGTTAAAAGAAGATGAAGATGATTTCCTAGAAGAGTTTTTAAATCCAACTGAAGATATAAACAAACAAATAGATTATGAGGATAATAATGAAGTCAGGGTTGCAATTATAGGAAGAGTAAATGTCGGTAAATCTTCTATATTAAATGCTCTTGTAGGAGAAGAGCGTTCTGTTGTCTCTTCTGTTGCAGGAACTACTATTGATCCTGTAGATGAATCTTTTGAATATAAAGATAAAAAAATCACTTTTGTCGATACGGCAGGTCTTAGAAGAAGAGGGCGAATTGAAGGAATTGAAAGATTTGCATTAATGAGAACGGAAGAGATGCTTGAAAAAGCAAATCTAGCTTTAGTTGTGCTTGATGCTTCTAAAGAGTTGGTTGATTTAGATGAAAAAATTGCGGGACTTGTTGATAAATATGGTTTAGGAACTATAATCGTGTTAAATAAATGGGATGAAAATGCTGATACTTTTCAAAAATTAGAAGAAAAAGTAAGAAGTAAATTCAAGTTTCTATATTATGCTCCAATTATTGCAGTTTCTGCAAAAACAGGAAGAAGCATAGATAGATTAAAAGATAAAATTGTAGAAATCTATGATAACTATTCACAAAGGATTCCTACTTCTGTTTTAAACAAAGTAATTGAAACAGCAACAATAAGACACGCTTTGCCAAGTCCTGCGGGAAATTATCTTAGAATATATTATACAACACAGTTTGAGACAAAACCTCCAAGAATTGCTCTAATTATGAATAAACCTAAATTCCTTCATTTCTCTTATAAAAGATATTTGATTAACTTTTTAAGAGAAAATATAAATTTTGAAGGAACGCCTATTCATCTTGTTGCCAGAAAAAAAGGTGAAAGAGATATTGATGAAGAAGAGATAGAAGAGTTTTAA
- the flgL gene encoding flagellar hook-associated protein FlgL: protein MIKSLDAITYNLSILDERNHKVNTALSTKEALEYGSDDSIKYSYIISLQGDINSYSSIQDNITLSKAFNSSSDSALKEAKDVTDEIIAKLIEANTDTTADEDREVIATELEDSKNVLLSLANTKVNGQYLFSGINTDTKPFVTDSVTGQTSYQSDNSTKTLNVEKATYVSQGVNGIDAFYYENAAVGSTDTFTFSANEKILDPEGNEWQLIDSGGGVYELYLNGDTSSTPISVTDNGDGTFTATNSTSSTLSVQHSIFDALDEVIAALKLQDTDGNTISSAAARDLISTGIDNIKSAYDSQNIAHSTVGSRTAAINTYNDVVSSKLTNLKSLEEEYAGADLTALAIESKALENTYTALYSTINRMNNMSLVNFLS from the coding sequence ATGATTAAATCTCTTGATGCAATAACTTATAATCTTTCTATTTTAGATGAAAGAAACCATAAAGTAAATACTGCTTTAAGTACGAAAGAGGCATTGGAGTATGGAAGTGATGACTCAATAAAGTATAGTTATATTATAAGTCTTCAAGGAGATATAAATAGCTACTCTTCCATACAAGATAATATTACTCTTAGCAAAGCTTTTAATAGTAGCAGTGATAGTGCACTAAAAGAGGCAAAAGATGTGACAGATGAAATTATTGCCAAGTTGATTGAAGCAAATACTGATACAACAGCAGATGAAGATAGAGAAGTAATTGCGACGGAACTTGAAGATTCTAAAAATGTTCTGTTATCATTAGCAAATACAAAAGTAAATGGACAATATTTATTTTCAGGAATTAATACAGATACTAAACCTTTTGTTACAGATAGTGTTACAGGACAAACATCTTATCAAAGTGATAATTCAACAAAAACTTTAAATGTGGAAAAAGCTACTTATGTCTCTCAAGGTGTAAATGGAATAGATGCCTTTTATTATGAAAATGCAGCAGTAGGAAGTACAGATACTTTTACTTTTTCGGCAAATGAAAAAATTTTAGATCCTGAAGGCAATGAATGGCAGCTTATAGATAGCGGTGGCGGTGTTTATGAACTATATTTAAATGGTGATACATCATCAACTCCTATTTCAGTAACTGATAATGGGGATGGAACATTTACGGCGACAAACTCTACTTCTTCAACACTTAGTGTACAACACTCTATTTTTGATGCTTTAGATGAAGTTATAGCTGCTTTGAAACTGCAAGATACAGATGGAAATACAATTAGTAGTGCTGCGGCAAGAGATCTTATCTCAACTGGAATCGATAATATAAAATCGGCTTATGATTCTCAAAATATTGCCCATTCAACAGTTGGTAGTAGAACTGCTGCTATTAATACATATAACGATGTTGTATCTTCTAAGCTAACAAATTTAAAAAGTTTGGAAGAGGAGTATGCAGGAGCTGATTTAACTGCATTGGCAATTGAATCAAAAGCATTGGAAAATACATATACGGCACTTTATTCTACTATTAATAGAATGAATAATATGTCTTTGGTTAACTTTTTAAGTTAA
- the hpf gene encoding ribosome hibernation-promoting factor, HPF/YfiA family produces MNTSIVGRHIELTDAIKDYVNSSIEIFKKYNLDIISVGAIISQEEKNGRKAFTFEFTLNIAHLDTVVVKQKDKDLYAAIDIAVDRVSKVLRRHHDKITGHKATKLSEFEANGVEDEVAAELEKFENEIIPVKMASYKPIDIEEALDSLKSGDDVFKVFYDKDDNLRVLYKTKEEGKFGLY; encoded by the coding sequence ATGAATACAAGTATTGTAGGAAGACACATAGAATTAACTGACGCTATTAAAGATTATGTAAATAGCTCAATCGAAATTTTTAAAAAATATAATTTAGATATTATATCTGTTGGTGCAATTATTTCACAAGAAGAGAAAAACGGAAGAAAAGCCTTTACATTTGAATTTACTTTAAATATTGCTCATTTAGACACTGTTGTTGTAAAACAAAAAGATAAAGATTTATATGCAGCTATTGATATAGCAGTAGATAGAGTTTCAAAAGTTTTAAGAAGACATCATGATAAAATTACCGGGCATAAAGCTACAAAACTAAGTGAATTTGAAGCAAATGGAGTTGAAGATGAAGTTGCAGCAGAACTTGAAAAATTCGAAAACGAAATTATCCCTGTGAAAATGGCTTCTTATAAACCAATTGACATTGAAGAAGCACTTGACAGTTTAAAATCAGGTGATGATGTATTTAAAGTATTCTATGACAAAGATGACAATCTAAGAGTACTATATAAAACAAAAGAAGAAGGAAAATTTGGATTGTATTAA
- the fliD gene encoding flagellar filament capping protein FliD, whose translation MAQGILGLGSSGSVDLNQDLIDQLKEAESTAYIDPISGDIEDTQAEIEATDEVATKISELLDIMESFDLYTSGTNVFDEVSATASGTSVSFAASDTSNINPGTISVTVDQLAQKDVYQSDIITDKTAAIGAGTLTISVDGTDYDFDTTDMTYEDLVTQLNYNSKLDASIEQVGDDSYRLILKSTETGLSNSISITQDIASLNLSDATNHVVEAQNMKATIDGTDYDLSSNKLTLQSGLSITAVEQGTSSISIARDDTLIVDQITQMATAYNELVDLVDSYTIGDEDNAAVISDSSTLRSIMSDIKSMFYDSYGLEDEENAFVYGISFNKNGQMEVDTAELSDAVTNNYDDLKELFVGYAEKEGIGTRLSSYLDDLDSLDGTLTSFQDKLSDKLSDLNDNLEDETDRIDTKYQQLADQFAQYTVIISQMENSFKSLQLIMDMETSSN comes from the coding sequence ATGGCTCAAGGAATATTAGGACTAGGAAGTTCAGGAAGTGTTGATTTAAATCAAGACTTAATCGATCAGCTTAAAGAAGCAGAATCAACTGCATATATAGATCCTATTTCTGGGGATATAGAAGATACTCAAGCAGAAATTGAGGCAACAGATGAAGTTGCCACTAAAATATCAGAACTTTTAGATATTATGGAAAGTTTTGATTTATATACATCTGGAACTAATGTTTTTGATGAAGTGTCAGCAACAGCTTCTGGTACTTCTGTGAGTTTTGCCGCGTCTGATACTAGTAATATAAATCCTGGAACAATCTCTGTTACGGTTGATCAATTAGCTCAAAAAGATGTTTATCAATCTGATATAATAACAGATAAAACAGCTGCAATAGGAGCTGGAACATTGACGATTTCAGTCGATGGTACAGATTATGATTTTGATACAACCGATATGACTTATGAAGATTTAGTTACTCAATTAAATTATAACTCTAAATTGGATGCTTCTATTGAACAAGTAGGAGATGATTCATATAGACTTATTTTAAAAAGTACGGAAACAGGTCTGTCTAACTCAATTTCGATTACTCAAGATATAGCTAGTTTAAATTTATCAGATGCAACAAATCATGTAGTAGAAGCTCAAAATATGAAAGCAACTATAGACGGGACTGATTATGATTTGTCTTCAAATAAACTTACTTTGCAAAGCGGTTTATCAATAACGGCAGTAGAACAAGGAACTTCTTCAATTTCAATAGCAAGAGACGATACTTTAATTGTTGATCAAATAACCCAAATGGCTACAGCTTATAATGAATTAGTAGATTTAGTAGATTCATATACTATAGGTGATGAAGACAATGCAGCTGTAATTTCTGATTCAAGTACTTTAAGATCAATTATGAGTGATATAAAAAGTATGTTTTATGACTCATATGGATTAGAAGATGAAGAGAATGCTTTTGTTTATGGAATATCATTTAATAAAAACGGACAAATGGAAGTAGATACAGCTGAATTATCTGATGCCGTTACAAATAATTACGACGATTTAAAAGAGTTATTTGTAGGATATGCCGAAAAAGAGGGGATCGGTACAAGATTAAGTTCATATTTAGATGATTTAGATAGTTTAGACGGAACGTTAACGTCATTTCAAGATAAACTTTCTGATAAATTAAGTGATTTAAATGATAATCTTGAAGATGAAACAGATAGAATTGATACAAAATATCAACAACTAGCCGACCAGTTTGCTCAATATACCGTTATTATCTCTCAAATGGAGAATTCATTTAAATCTCTACAATTAATAATGGATATGGAAACTTCTAGTAATTAG
- the purD gene encoding phosphoribosylamine--glycine ligase yields MNILILGSGGREYSIGLAISKEQENHNLYFMPGNGATENLGKNINIKDYNELAQWAKSNSIDLTIVGPEAPLVDGVVDIFKANDLTVFGPSRAAAQLEGSKVYMKNILKKYNIPTAAFIETSSKEEAYNFIDTMKEPIVVKADGLCAGKGVIIAQTKDEAKKAVLDMLSGESFGKAGTSVVIEEYLDGYELSIFAICDGKNYKILPAAQDHKRVGDGDTGPNTGGMGAYAPTPLVNDEIYKKVEEKVIKPTLEGMQKENAPFEGVLFIGVMVVDNEPIILEYNVRFGDPECEILMPLLETPVSELFYKGATKQLDKLDIKIKDEYAVAVVMASENYPYGSSKPAEIIVDDIIDEEILNNTHISYAGVSKENDKLFATGGRVLLCIGFGDSIKQARDRAYKLCGQVHFAGKKCRTDIAYQALK; encoded by the coding sequence GTGAACATTTTAATACTTGGTAGTGGCGGACGAGAATATTCTATTGGTTTGGCTATATCAAAAGAGCAAGAAAATCATAATTTATACTTTATGCCTGGAAATGGTGCAACTGAAAATTTAGGGAAAAATATTAATATAAAAGATTATAATGAGTTAGCACAATGGGCAAAATCAAATTCAATAGATTTAACAATAGTCGGACCTGAAGCTCCCCTTGTAGATGGTGTTGTTGATATTTTTAAAGCAAATGACTTAACTGTTTTTGGACCGAGTCGTGCTGCTGCACAACTTGAAGGTTCAAAAGTATATATGAAAAATATATTAAAAAAATATAATATACCAACAGCAGCGTTTATTGAAACATCAAGTAAAGAAGAAGCATACAATTTTATAGATACCATGAAAGAGCCTATTGTTGTAAAAGCCGACGGTTTATGTGCCGGAAAAGGTGTAATAATAGCTCAAACAAAAGATGAGGCAAAAAAAGCAGTTTTAGATATGTTAAGCGGTGAATCTTTTGGTAAAGCAGGAACTTCTGTAGTAATAGAAGAGTATTTAGATGGATATGAATTATCAATATTTGCAATTTGTGACGGTAAAAATTACAAAATTCTTCCTGCTGCCCAAGACCATAAAAGAGTAGGGGACGGTGATACAGGACCAAATACAGGAGGAATGGGTGCATATGCTCCGACACCTCTTGTAAATGATGAAATTTATAAAAAGGTTGAAGAAAAAGTAATTAAACCCACTTTAGAAGGAATGCAAAAAGAGAATGCACCTTTTGAAGGAGTTCTTTTTATAGGAGTAATGGTTGTAGACAATGAACCTATTATTTTGGAGTATAATGTCAGATTCGGTGACCCTGAGTGTGAAATTCTGATGCCTCTTTTAGAAACGCCTGTTTCTGAACTTTTTTATAAAGGGGCTACTAAACAACTTGATAAACTAGATATAAAAATAAAAGATGAGTATGCCGTTGCAGTAGTTATGGCTAGTGAAAATTATCCTTACGGCTCTTCGAAACCTGCTGAAATTATAGTTGATGATATAATTGATGAGGAGATATTAAATAATACTCATATCTCTTATGCCGGAGTTTCTAAAGAAAACGACAAACTTTTTGCAACAGGAGGACGAGTTCTTCTTTGCATAGGATTTGGAGATAGTATAAAACAAGCAAGAGACAGAGCATACAAACTTTGTGGACAAGTTCATTTTGCCGGGAAAAAATGTAGAACAGATATTGCATATCAAGCTTTGAAATAA
- a CDS encoding uroporphyrinogen-III synthase — protein MPKIYLLNNQKFDNVENIEIFKIEYLNVQIDLSKYDALVFTSKNAVYSLSNITSKWKDIPSFSIAQKTSKIIEEEGGKIEFTGSSGHGNDFAKELIPVLKNRKALYIRAQKVVSNLVQTLKEANISIDEVITYKTVCNEKINTNIEDFSTIIFTSPSSVKCFFKKYSWNDSLKAIAIGQTTAKYLPNYVKFKLSKETSVEECIKLAMVDNF, from the coding sequence ATGCCTAAAATATATCTTCTTAATAATCAAAAATTTGACAATGTCGAAAATATTGAAATTTTTAAAATAGAGTATCTTAATGTACAAATTGATTTATCAAAATACGATGCTTTGGTTTTTACTTCTAAAAACGCCGTATACTCTTTATCAAACATAACCTCAAAATGGAAAGATATTCCCTCTTTTTCAATCGCACAAAAAACTTCTAAAATTATAGAAGAAGAGGGTGGAAAAATTGAGTTTACAGGTTCAAGCGGTCATGGAAATGATTTTGCAAAAGAGCTTATTCCTGTGTTAAAAAATAGAAAAGCTTTATACATAAGAGCGCAAAAAGTTGTTTCAAATTTAGTTCAAACTCTTAAAGAAGCAAATATTTCAATAGATGAAGTAATAACATACAAAACCGTATGTAATGAGAAAATTAATACAAATATAGAAGATTTCTCAACAATTATTTTTACATCACCTTCTAGTGTAAAATGTTTTTTCAAAAAATATAGTTGGAATGATAGTTTAAAAGCAATAGCTATAGGTCAAACAACGGCAAAATATCTTCCAAATTATGTTAAATTTAAGCTAAGCAAAGAAACTTCGGTAGAAGAGTGTATAAAACTTGCTATGGTGGATAATTTTTAA
- a CDS encoding LPS-assembly protein LptD encodes MLKKILATAILVVTLHAEVEKFQILANNLVTENDIVIATGNVVAFSPTYYITAQKAVYDKKKGTFELFDDVVVLKNNNVQTKSNYSYLDLNTDDSYQKPSLYFEEANSIWISSKDATKKNDIVHLESSILSSCDCVDPDWSIKFTSADYDTKDKWINIYNPRIYLKDVPLIYSPYIGFSTDTTRRTGLLIPTIGYSSSDGAFYSQPIYIAPAPNYDIEIVPEYKTERGKGVYTYFRYADSVDSMLQLSLGYFKDFKSYQDENDIRNREHYGIGVNYVRKNMLSPNKLGYSDGLYVDINYLNDVEYQNLDDGFEEDDETKKVESKINYVYNTPNYYLGTYFRYYIDLDEIKLNDSNSNTLQELPKLQAHTYNRPLFLDKLLVSTDFKYTNHERNNGLNAQQYEFNIPISYSFSLLDDYLKLGLKQEFSFNKYEYSNVDVDFEDGTYIESKSTVSLNTDLVKPYDDYIHTANLFANYNHIDTMKKDGDLYAITNDSSTLSPFPISKGEDNIEIGINHSLYDKDNFKQIINHKLTQTMKYDDYNDFKLDNIENEIRYNYILGSIRNKLVYNYDDKELIESSSSFSLTYENIYLSLGHYLSKDTPNSGKEDLESYSVMSRYKISDKYSLGYYTNYNLKEDVRTKHGVMFTIKDSCWDLNLKYERDIEATSSRYTDYKTQDILYVQLFLKPLGGINQQYTIRDKDSTEE; translated from the coding sequence ATGCTTAAAAAAATCCTAGCAACTGCAATTTTAGTAGTAACTTTACATGCCGAAGTAGAAAAATTTCAAATTTTAGCCAATAATTTAGTAACTGAAAATGATATAGTAATAGCAACCGGAAACGTAGTTGCTTTTTCTCCCACATATTATATAACAGCACAAAAAGCAGTTTACGATAAAAAGAAAGGTACTTTTGAACTTTTTGATGATGTAGTTGTTCTTAAAAACAATAATGTACAAACAAAAAGTAATTACTCTTATCTAGATTTAAATACGGATGACAGTTATCAAAAACCAAGTTTGTATTTTGAAGAGGCTAACTCTATTTGGATAAGTTCTAAAGATGCTACAAAAAAGAATGATATTGTGCATTTGGAAAGTTCAATTCTATCTAGCTGTGATTGTGTAGACCCTGATTGGAGTATAAAATTTACAAGTGCCGATTATGATACAAAAGACAAATGGATAAATATCTATAATCCTAGAATTTATTTAAAAGATGTTCCTTTAATTTATTCTCCTTATATAGGTTTCTCTACTGATACAACAAGAAGAACCGGTCTTCTAATTCCGACTATTGGATATTCAAGTAGTGACGGGGCTTTCTATTCTCAGCCTATTTATATTGCACCTGCACCAAATTATGATATTGAAATAGTTCCCGAATATAAAACAGAAAGAGGGAAGGGAGTTTATACCTATTTTAGATATGCCGATTCAGTAGATTCTATGTTGCAACTTAGTTTAGGGTACTTTAAAGATTTTAAATCATATCAAGACGAGAATGATATAAGAAATAGAGAACATTATGGAATAGGCGTAAATTATGTTAGAAAAAATATGCTCTCTCCAAATAAACTGGGATACAGTGACGGTCTTTATGTTGATATAAATTATTTAAACGATGTAGAGTACCAAAACCTAGATGACGGTTTTGAAGAGGATGATGAGACAAAAAAAGTTGAATCAAAAATCAACTATGTTTATAATACTCCAAACTACTATTTAGGTACATATTTTAGATATTATATCGACCTTGATGAAATAAAATTAAATGATAGTAACAGTAATACTTTACAGGAGCTGCCTAAATTACAAGCGCATACTTATAACAGACCTCTGTTTTTAGATAAATTATTGGTCTCAACAGATTTTAAATATACAAATCACGAAAGAAATAACGGTTTAAATGCCCAACAATATGAATTTAATATTCCTATTTCTTACTCTTTTTCTCTTTTAGATGATTATCTAAAACTAGGATTAAAACAGGAATTTAGTTTTAATAAGTATGAATACTCGAATGTTGATGTAGATTTTGAAGATGGAACCTATATAGAATCAAAATCTACGGTTTCATTAAATACCGATTTAGTAAAACCTTATGATGATTATATTCATACGGCAAATCTTTTTGCCAATTATAATCATATAGATACAATGAAAAAAGACGGTGATTTATATGCCATTACAAATGATTCTTCCACTTTAAGCCCTTTTCCTATATCAAAAGGTGAAGATAATATAGAAATTGGTATAAATCACTCTTTATATGATAAAGATAATTTTAAACAAATTATAAATCACAAATTAACACAAACAATGAAATATGATGATTATAACGATTTCAAATTGGATAATATTGAAAACGAGATAAGATATAACTATATTTTAGGATCAATAAGAAACAAATTGGTTTATAATTATGATGATAAAGAGCTTATTGAAAGTTCTTCTTCTTTCTCGTTAACTTATGAAAATATCTATTTAAGTTTGGGACATTATTTATCAAAAGATACTCCAAATTCAGGAAAAGAAGATTTGGAATCTTATTCTGTGATGTCTAGATATAAAATTTCAGATAAATATTCATTAGGGTATTATACAAATTACAATTTAAAAGAGGATGTAAGAACAAAACACGGCGTTATGTTTACAATAAAAGATAGTTGCTGGGATTTAAATTTAAAATATGAAAGAGATATTGAAGCTACTTCTAGCAGATATACGGATTACAAAACCCAAGATATTTTATATGTACAGCTATTCTTAAAACCTCTTGGCGGTATTAACCAACAGTATACGATAAGAGATAAGGATAGTACTGAGGAATGA
- a CDS encoding RDD family protein, whose translation MNNNNLELASIRSRAFAFVIDDFLVTVISIIIYWDKISVVNNDVASVLLVMNEFVWQILFLKFLYQALFVWYYGATVGKIITKIKVIDYNTLGRVSIFTAMVRSIFRIVSEMFFYVGFIFAFFTEGKQTFHDKIGRTLVVNA comes from the coding sequence ATGAATAATAATAACTTAGAATTAGCTAGTATACGTTCTAGAGCTTTTGCTTTTGTAATTGATGATTTTCTTGTAACGGTAATTTCAATAATTATATACTGGGATAAAATATCGGTTGTAAATAATGATGTAGCGTCAGTTCTTCTTGTGATGAATGAGTTTGTATGGCAAATACTCTTTCTAAAATTTTTATATCAAGCTCTTTTTGTTTGGTATTATGGGGCAACTGTGGGTAAAATAATTACAAAAATAAAAGTAATAGATTATAATACCTTAGGTCGTGTCTCTATTTTTACAGCTATGGTTAGATCTATTTTTAGAATTGTAAGTGAAATGTTTTTTTATGTAGGATTTATTTTTGCTTTTTTTACGGAAGGTAAACAGACATTTCATGATAAAATTGGAAGGACTTTAGTCGTTAATGCTTAA
- a CDS encoding flagellar hook-associated protein FlgK: MMDSLYTAQTGLKVSRYSVDVTSNNIANENTVGYKKRIVQTSEMDSLENNLGNGVSFDGVKRSTNLYFYDQILTQNSISSYYSQQNTILSNAEMLFQETEDSGVSVTLNNFFSSIESLRGDPTSSVYKNDIESNAQMLVSGIQSIYSDLEELQENSLTSLKDQVDEVNSILKEITYINKKLRQNGETNDLLDKRDLLEKKLSSYADVDVNTDNDNYKLTMAGETVIFNNTNLSELSVDEEYIQQKDIYTTTDLNDSSITSGDTINITLNNDISISVTANTAGGSDYDVKQQIVDAINNSSEFSSVEAYLDTTNNLVIRSVEGGEDSAFDIKIDVNGTVMEKSDVSVEAANNISVSVYNEKLDFASGSLKSLTEELTTETSEISSYKKSLDDFAKALVESFAEKSGSTTMFKGASVNTLEFINGSVFSLTNSDLESLSEIQWDESINIDSNSSETTSFREFYEDLLVTVSSNVEDNAFKQDAQDAVLNSLQNTYDNLTKVDGDQEQVNLLKYQAAYTANAKVITAVDEMLDTLLNM, from the coding sequence ATGATGGATTCATTATATACTGCTCAAACTGGATTAAAAGTATCTAGATATTCAGTAGATGTTACTTCTAACAATATAGCTAATGAAAATACTGTAGGGTACAAAAAAAGAATTGTACAAACAAGTGAAATGGACAGTCTTGAAAATAATTTGGGGAATGGGGTCTCTTTTGACGGAGTAAAAAGAAGTACAAACCTGTACTTTTATGATCAAATATTGACTCAAAACAGTATTTCAAGTTATTATTCACAGCAAAATACCATTTTAAGTAATGCTGAAATGTTATTTCAAGAAACGGAAGATAGTGGAGTCTCTGTTACTCTGAATAATTTTTTCTCATCAATTGAAAGTTTAAGAGGGGATCCTACTTCTTCTGTTTATAAAAATGATATTGAATCAAATGCTCAAATGTTAGTTTCAGGAATACAATCAATATATTCGGATTTAGAAGAGTTACAAGAAAATAGTTTAACTTCGTTGAAAGATCAAGTTGATGAAGTAAATTCAATACTAAAAGAGATTACTTATATAAACAAAAAACTTCGACAAAATGGAGAAACTAACGATCTTTTAGATAAAAGAGATTTATTGGAAAAGAAGTTATCAAGTTATGCCGATGTTGATGTAAATACCGATAATGACAATTATAAATTAACTATGGCAGGTGAAACTGTAATTTTTAATAATACAAACTTAAGTGAATTAAGTGTTGATGAAGAGTATATCCAACAAAAAGATATCTATACAACTACAGATTTAAATGATTCAAGCATAACAAGCGGAGATACAATCAATATAACTTTAAATAATGATATTTCTATAAGTGTAACTGCAAATACTGCAGGTGGTTCTGATTATGATGTAAAACAGCAAATTGTTGATGCAATAAATAATAGTTCTGAATTTAGTTCAGTAGAGGCTTATTTAGATACAACTAATAATTTAGTAATAAGATCAGTTGAAGGTGGAGAAGATTCTGCTTTTGATATAAAAATTGATGTTAACGGTACAGTTATGGAAAAAAGTGATGTCTCTGTTGAAGCAGCAAATAATATTTCAGTTTCCGTATATAATGAAAAATTAGATTTCGCTTCAGGTTCTTTAAAATCGTTAACCGAAGAGTTAACAACCGAAACATCGGAAATATCTTCTTATAAAAAGTCTTTAGATGATTTTGCAAAAGCATTAGTAGAGTCTTTTGCCGAAAAAAGCGGTAGTACAACAATGTTTAAAGGTGCAAGCGTTAATACCTTGGAATTTATTAACGGAAGTGTTTTTTCTTTAACCAATAGTGATTTAGAATCCCTCTCTGAAATACAATGGGATGAGAGTATAAATATTGATTCAAATAGTAGTGAAACTACATCTTTTAGAGAGTTTTATGAAGATTTATTAGTTACTGTCTCTTCAAATGTTGAAGATAATGCTTTTAAACAAGATGCTCAAGATGCAGTCTTAAATTCTCTTCAAAATACTTATGATAATTTAACAAAAGTAGACGGCGATCAAGAACAAGTTAATCTTCTTAAATATCAAGCTGCATATACTGCAAATGCAAAAGTTATAACAGCAGTTGATGAAATGTTAGATACATTATTAAATATGTAA